In Lutra lutra chromosome 5, mLutLut1.2, whole genome shotgun sequence, a single genomic region encodes these proteins:
- the LOC125100498 gene encoding mitochondrial ornithine transporter 2, which produces MKSSPATQAAIDLTAGAVGGTACVLTGQPFDTVKVKMQTFPGLYKGLTDCCLKTYSQVGLRGFYKGTGPALMAYVAENSVLFMCYGFCQELVRKVVGLDRQAKLSDLQTATAGSFASAFAALALCPTELVKCRLQTMYEMERSGKIAKSHNTIWSVVKGILRKEGPLGFYQGLSSTLLQEVPGYFFFFGGYELSRSFFASGRSKDELGPVPLMLSGGIAGICLWLVIYPVDCIKSRIQVLSMSGKQAGFLGTLVSIVKNEGIAALYSGLTATMIRALPANGSLFLAYEYSRRMMMSQFEAY; this is translated from the coding sequence ATGAAGTCCAGTCCTGCCACCCAGGCCGCCATCGACCTGACAGCGGGTGCGGTAGGGGGCACGGCCTGTGTCCTGACCGGGCAGCCTTTCGACACAGTGAAAGTGAAGATGCAGACGTTCCCCGGCCTGTACAAGGGTCTCACCGACTGCTGCCTGAAAACGTACTCCCAGGTGGGCCTGCGGGGCTTCTACAAGGGAACCGGCCCTGCGCTGATGGCCTACGTCGCCGAGAACTCTGTCCTCTTCATGTGCTACGGCTTCTGCCAAGAGCTCGTGAGGAAAGTGGTTGGACTGGACAGGCAGGCGAAGCTGAGTGATCTGCAGACGGCCACTGCGGGGTCCTTTGCCTCCGCCTTTGCTGCGCTGGCCCTGTGCCCCACTGAGCTTGTAAAGTGCCGACTACAGACCATGTATGAAATGGAGAGGTCGGGCAAAATAGCAAAAAGCCACAATACAATCTGGTCCGTCGTGAAAGGTATCCTCAGAAAGGAAGGCCCGTTGGGCTTCTACCAAGGACTCTCCAGCACTCTCCTTCAAGAAGTTCCAGGCTATTTCTTCTTCTTCGGGGGCTATGAACTGAGTAGATCATTTTTTGCCTCAGGCAGATCAAAAGATGAACTGGGCCCTGTCCCCTTGATGTTAAGTGGTGGAATTGCTGGAATCTGTCTTTGGCTTGTCATCTACCCAGTGGATTGTATCAAATCCAGAATTCAGGTTCTTTCCATGTCTGGAAAACAGGCTGGGTTTCTGGGAACTCTTGTAAGTATTgtgaaaaatgaaggaatagCAGCATTATATTCTGGACTGACCGCTACTATGATTCGAGCGCTCCCTGCCAATGGGTCACTATTTCTGGCTTATGAATATAGCAGGAGAATGATGATGAGCCAGTTTGAAGCATACTGA
- the TAF7 gene encoding transcription initiation factor TFIID subunit 7 encodes MSKSKDDAPHELESQFILRLPPEYASTVRRAVQSGHVNLKDRLTIELHPDGRHGIVRVDRVPLASKLVDLPCVMESLKTIDKKTFYKTADICQMLVSTVDGDLYPPVEEPVATTDPKASKKKDKDKEKKFIWNHGITLPLKNVRKRRFRKTAKKKYIESPDVEKEVKRLLSTDAEAVSTRWEIIAEDETKETENQGLDISSPGMSGHRQGHDSLEHDELREIFNDLSSSSEDEDETQHQDEEDINIIDTEEDLERQLQDKLNESDEQHQENEGTNQLVMGIQKQIDNMKGKLQETQDRAKRQEDLIMKVENLALKNRFQAVLDELKQKEDREKEQLSSLQEELESLLEK; translated from the coding sequence ATGAGTAAGAGCAAAGATGATGCTCCTCACGAGCTAGAGAGCCAGTTTATTTTACGGCTGCCTCCGGAATATGCCTCTACTGTGAGGCGGGCGGTACAGTCTGGTCACGTCAACCTGAAGGACAGACTGACAATTGAGTTACACCCTGATGGACGTCACGGAATCGTCAGAGTGGACCGGGTCCCACTGGCCTCAAAATTGGTAGATCTGCCCTGTGTTATGGAAAGTTTGAAGACCATTgataaaaaaactttttacaaGACAGCTGATATATGTCAGATGCTTGTCTCCACAGTTGATGGTGATCTCTATCCTCCTGTGGAGGAACCAGTTGCTACTACTGATCccaaagcaagcaagaaaaaggataaggacaaagagaaaaagtttatatggaaccatggAATTACTCTGCCTCTAAAAAATGTGAGAAAGAGAAGGTTCCGGAAGACAGCAAAAAAGAAGTATATTGAATCTCCAGATGTGGAGAAGGAAGTGAAGAGGTTGCTAAGTACAGATGCTGAAGCTGTGAGTACTCGTTGGGAGATAATTGCTGAagatgaaacaaaagaaacagaaaatcagggCCTTGATATCTCTTCTCCAGGTATGTCTGGTCACAGGCAGGGCCACGACTCTTTAGAACATGATGAGCTTCGGGAGATATTCAACGACCTCAGCAGCAGCAGTGAAGATGAAGATGAGACGCAGCATCAAGATGAAGAGGATATAAACATCATCGACACTGAGGAAGATCTGGAAAGACAGCTACAGGACAAGCTGAATGAATCAGATGAACAGCACCAAGAAAATGAGGGAACCAACCAGCTGGTTATGGGAATTCAGAAACAGATTGATAATATGAAAGGCAAACTCCAAGAGACACAGGATAGGGCAAAACGACAGGAGGATCTCATCATGAAAGTGGAAAATCTGGCTCTCAAGAACAGATTTCAGGCTGTGCTGGATGAACTCAAACAAAAAGAAGACCGAGAAAAGGAGCAGCTCAGCTCTTTGCAAGAAGAGCTAGAATCGCTCCTAGAGAAGTGA
- the LOC125100540 gene encoding protocadherin gamma-A1-like has protein sequence MVIQGKQPSCSELFLLCLFLGLSWEAWAGKIRYMVPEETDIAFFVGNIAEDLGLQPQELTERRVRIISRGRTQLFALNPRSGSLVTAGRIDREELCAQSVQCLVSFNILVEDKMKLFPVEVEIIDINDNTPQFQLEDVEFKMNEITTPGTRIPLPLGQDLDVGMNSLQSYQLSSNPHFSLDVQQGADGSQLPEMVLQSPLDREEEAVHHLLLTASDGGNPVLSGTLRIHVQVVDANDNPPAFTQAQYNTSVPENVPLGTQLLTVKATDPDEGVNGEVAYSFHNIDHKIAQIFQLDSYTGEISNKEALDFEEYKIYSMEIQAQDGAGLMARAKVLVKVLDINDNAPEVTMTSVTSSVPENFPPGAIIALISVHDQDFGDNGDTTCSIPGNLPFKLEKLDDNFYHLVTERTLDRELTSRYNITVTATDQGTPALSTETHISLQVTDINDNPPVFPQDSYSTFILENNPRGASLFSATAHDADSNENALVTYSLVEDTIQGVPLSSYVSINSDTGVLYALRSFDYEQFRDFQLRVVACDSGDPPLSSNVSLSLFVLDQNDNTPEILYPALPTDDSTGVELAPRSAEPGYLVTKVVAVDRDSGQNAWLSYRLLKASEPGLFAVGLHTGEVRTARALLDRDALKQSLVVAVQDHGQPPLSATVTLTVAVADSIPDVLADLGSIGTPADPDDADLTLYLVVAVAAVSCVFLAFVIVLLALRLRRWHASRVLQASGGGLVGVPASHFVGVDGVRAFLQTYSHEVSLTADSRKSHLIFPQPNYADTLISQESCGKSEPLLVSQDLLEDKKETFSQVNY, from the coding sequence ATGGTGATTCAGGGGAAGCAGCCCAGCTGCAGCGAGCTGTTCCTGCTATGCCTTTTTCTGGGGCTGTCGTGGGAAGCTTGGGCTGGGAAGATCCGATACATGGTGCCAGAAGAGACAGACATAGCTTTCTTCGTGGGCAACATCGCTGAAGACCTGGGGCTGCAACCTCAGGAGCTCACAGAGCGCAGAGTTCGCATCATCTCTAGAGGTAGGACGCAGCTTTTTGCTCTGAACCCTCGAAGTGGCAGCTTGGTCACAGCGGGCAGGATAGACCGGGAGGAGCTCTGTGCACAGAGTGTGCAGTGTCTGGTGAGTTTTAACATCTTGGTAGAGGATAAAATGAAGCTTTTCCCTGTTGAAGTGGAAATAATTGATATTAATGACAACACTCCCCAGTTTCAGTTAGAGGATGtggaatttaaaatgaatgaaataactaCTCCAGGTACCAGGATCCCTCTACCTTTGGGGCAAGATCTTGATGTGGGTATGAATTCACTGCAGAGCTACCAGCTCAGCTCCAATCCTCATTTCTCCCTGGATGTGCAACAGGGAGCTGATGGATCCCAACTCCCAGAGATGGTGCTGCAGAGTCCCCTGGATAGGGAAGAAGAAGCTGTGCACCACCTCCTCCTCACGGCCTCTGATGGGGGCAACCCAGTCCTTTCAGGAACCCTCCGCATTCATGTTCAGGTGGTAGATGCAAATGACAACCCTCCAGCATTTACTCAAGCACAGTACAACACGAGTGTCCCAGAGAATGTGCCACTGGGCACTCAGCTGCTTACAGTAAAAGCTACTGACCCAGATGAGGGAGTCAATGGGGAAGTAGCATACTCATTTCACAATATAGACCACAAAATAGCCCAGATATTTCAGCTGGATTCTTACACAGGAGAAATATCAAATAAGGAAGCCCTGGATTTCGAAGAATACAAAATTTATTCAATGGAAATTCAGGCTCAGGATGGGGCAGGCCTCATGGCCAGAGCTAAGGTGCTGGTAAAAGTTCTGGACATAAATGATAATGCCCCAGAGGTGACCATGACCTCTGTCACCTCTTCAGTCCCAGAAAACTTTCCTCCTGGAGCTATAATTGCTCTTATCAGTGTGCATGACCAGGACTTTGGAGACAACGGTGATACTACCTGTTCCATTCCTGGAAATCTAccttttaaattagaaaagttGGATGATAATTTTTACCATTTAGTGACAGAAAGAACACTGGACAGAGAACTTACCTCTAGGTACAACATCACAGTAACAGCAACAGATCAGGGAACTCCAGCTCTATCTACTGAAACTCACATTTCACTGCAAGTGACAGATATCAACGACAACCCCCCTGTTTTTCCCCAGGACTCCTACTCTACCTTCATTCTAGAAAACAATCCTCGAGGTGCCTCCCTCTTTTCTGCAACAGCCCATGATGCCGACAGCAATGAGAATGCACTAGTCACTTACTCCTTGGTGGAGGACACCATCCAGGGGGTGCCTCTGTCCTCCTATGTTTCCATCAACTCAGACACTGGAGTCTTATATGCCCTGAGATCCTTCGACTATGAACAGTTCCGGGACTTTCAACTGAGAGTGGTAGCATGTGACAGTGGCGACCCGCCGCTCAGCAGCAATGTGTCGCTGAGCCTATTCGTACTGGACCAGAATGACAACACACCGGAAATCCTTTACCCCGCTCTCCCCACTGACGATTCCACAGGCGTGGAGCTGGCGCCCCGATCCGCAGAGCCCGGCTACCTGGTCACCAAGGTGGTGGCGGTGGACAGAGACTCTGGCCAGAACGCCTGGCTGTCCTACCGCCTGCTCAAGGCCAGCGAGCCAGGGCTCTTCGCGGTGGGGCTGCACACGGGCGAGGTGCGCACAGCGCGGGCCCTGCTGGACAGAGACGCGCTCAAGCAGAGCCTGGTGGTGGCGGTGCAGGATCACGGGCAGCCCCCTCTGTCGGCCACCGTCACGCTCACCGTGGCCGTGGCCGACAGCATCCCGGACGTCCTGGCGGACCTGGGCAGCATCGGGACCCCCGCCGACCCAGACGATGCGGACCTCACGCTCTATctggtggtggcggtggcggcAGTCTCCTGCGTCTTCCTCGCCTTCGTCATCGTGCTGCTGGCGCTCAGGCTGAGGCGCTGGCACGCGTCGCGTGTGCTCCAGGCTTCAGGAGGCGGGCTGGTGGGCGTGCCGGCCTCGCACTTCGTGGGCGTGGACGGGGTGCGGGCTTTCCTGCAGACCTATTCGCACGAGGTCTCCCTCACCGCGGACTCGCGCAAGAGTCACCTGATCTTCCCCCAGCCCAACTATGCGGACACGCTCATCAGCCAGGAGAGCTGTGGGAAAAGCGAGCCTCTTCTGGTATCTCAGGATTTACTtgaagacaaaaaggaaacattttctcaGGTAAACTACTAA